The Glycine soja cultivar W05 chromosome 19, ASM419377v2, whole genome shotgun sequence genomic sequence GCACTAAACAAATCATTCAAACTAAAGCTGTTACAGGTTTGAACGCATGGTCTCACACTGAATGCGTCTTATTTCAAGTACAAAGAGCTCTTTATAATGTTTGTTAGAGGAAATTAATCATATTGATAGGAAAATAGACTAACACACTAATAAACTCTATAACAGAATTAATaatttgagaaataaattttccCAACTTACAAGAATATGTGAGAAAcaccaataaaatataaagtgcAAAAGTAAAAATTAGAGTCTCCAAATCAAAGAAATAATTTCACTATAATCAATAAAGATATAAGAGGACCTCCAACAAATGCACTAAAACGTACTATAAACACTCAAAGTAAAATAAATCCCTGATTGGTACAatagagataaaaatataaaattccaaaatatataatagataatGCGAAACACTTATCTTTCTTTGTAGATATTTTTTTCCCGATATAACCGGACAATTTGAAGCATCATGCGCTTAGAACCTGCAGTCAAATCCAATGGTGAACAAATCCGGAGTTGCACTCTGAAATACGTTTTCTAGTGAGTATGCGAAAATCAACACGTTGATttccctctctttttttttttctcttaaatgaATGAGTCTCTCTCACTGTATCTTAGTCTCTAATCTGACCCCTTTCCACTTAACTAAGTGAGATATATGAACATTTTCATTTGGACCTTTACTCCACCAGAAGCCCAAAAAATCCAACACATGTCGTACTCTTACCAAGAGGCAATATCTCCATTCTTTGCTCCTTCAAAATATCTTAGATCTTGTAGTTGCAATCTTGCTGCCACCACTTTTGAACAACCATTGTCACACCACCATGACCTCGCTGCCACCACCTTCGAACAGCCATAGTCATGCTATGCATCTGGCCTTTGTTGAAGCTGAATTGCATGAAATTTTGTTTGGCCTCGAGTTGGCCTAAATGAGAGAGGCTATAAGATGATAAGGGTGGATATAGATTCTTAAATTGCGTTTAAGCTAGAGGTGTAGGGTTGTTGTTTACAACATCCGTTTTACAACCTTGTGAAGGAGATTCATGTTGTTCATTCGCATCAAGGTTATGTTAATCGGAGACATATATTGAGAGGCAAATCAGATAATCGACGCGTTGGCTAAGCAAGTTTTTTTGGCTTTGCGACCTCCTTAGATTTACAAGTTCCCTCTTCCTTGTATTCTTATTGCTTTACGAGCTGATATAGCTCATGTCTCTTTCCCTAGCTAGAGTCTTCTAGTCCTCTAAATTTgtgtaattcaaaaaaaaaaaaaaagataattacatGCGCCTTAAGGAAATATGTCTCTTCAGACTCAATGTGAAGttgttgtaaaaatatttacgcAACAAGAAGTCATGtttcataaattatagtttCCTCATTCTTATTTTACTTTCTAACAAAATCCATTTCTTTCGAAATAACTTcaattttaaatgtataaattatgtAACACTAGATGCAAATCACACTAGAAATACAAAAATGACTTAAAAGacttatataaatatgaaaCAATACTGTTgagaataatttaaaagaattaattaatattatttataagaaaatgacttaaaaaaataaatttatattacttATACTGAAaagatgtatttattttttaatttatcacttaagaattatataattatgtttatattAACGAGAGCACAAGAAGGCCTATAGAACGTATTGTATATATATCAAGTCTTCGGAAAGAACTCCTCGTAGCTAAGAAGCTCTGAGCCCCTAACAACTCATGCTCGATCAGAATTACATGATAACTATCCTCAGAGATATAATTAGCAAAACAAgtaacttaattattatatatagctTCGCACTGCATATAAGGAGATCCCCGCAGGTAATTAATTAAACACTTTCCCAACAAATGTATAGCCATAACCGTATCCCCCAAAACCTGCTACCCATCAAAGGAATAGAAGAACCCTAGCCTGTATATATATCACAATCCTAAGAAAACGCTTTTGTGAGTTCACATGTACACCACTAAAAAAAACATCTGTCCACCCTTGTTTCCATAAGAGGTAACGAGTTAAACAACAAAATCCTCATCAATTTTCTGAATATTCCCGCACTACAAATGAATTCACCAGATTGATCTCATAATCCCAAACGCACCATCACCAAACTAGTACACAGTGTATAGActacatatgaaaaataaattattttgcgATGAgtacattaatttaattctgttgttttttctattttagtctATCATTCTTTGTTTgcattctttattctttaatatACTTTGGTTCACAAtccttactaatttttttattaaatgttttctaatttaaaaggcaaataatatgtattatatatataagtgaagAAGGATATACATTAAAAGAGCTGGATGCATGTACAGTAAGACACTATACACATGCTATATCCCCTggcagaaagaaaaataaaaaccccTTCACACAAGGATACAAAACCCATCTAACCAAAAACATCAAAATCCTCAGAGATTAAGCAATTTATAAACACCCCAACGGGTTTACTCACCAAGAAGGAAAGAAGTAGCTAATTTAGATGTGAATGTTGACTTCAATTTAGTTATCGTATTCCATTCACAACATCTCCTTTTAGTTTTCAggtatttttatctttggaaTCGGTAAATCTGTCATGTTCCATGCATGCATGAGACATAGTAGATTGTCCAATAGGGATTCAATTTTGATTGGAATATTaaaaagtgatatatatatatatatatatatgatttagcCACTTTATTTGGATCAATAAATACGAATTACAATATTTTgctaaaattttcaaatgagTTGTCTTTTAAACTTCAAGCTCACGTTGATttctataaagattaaaatgagaTTGATAATTTTTTCCATGTCAATACGTCTTAATAGTCTTATAATAAGGATTTCTAAAcagaaaatttgtttatttttcctcCTCACCTCTTCTTTACtccttgtaaattaaacaaagtGTACACATATTAAAATCCTTCTCTCCTCACCTCCTTTAAACAAATTCTCAATTCAatcctctaaatttatatatatatataaatgaataaattacaCATGTTGtcttctaaaatttaaagaaattacatatatatttttttgtaaaacttaCATAAGTCTTCCTCATATTCAAGGAAATTAGACATTGTTTTTAAAGCTTGCACAAATCTTCTAAAtgttgtttaaatatttgaCAATAACAAATTATgtgtattgataattttaattaaaaaggttaaaatattgttttgttcTCATAAATAtgagaatatttaaaatttatcattgcaaaaaaaaaaaaaaaacaaagtctcTGTGAATTCGACACTCAGACTTTTGAGAATTTTACTATTTGTGACGATTTagtacacttgccaacgagttaacatCAATAAAGTCATAAAgttattaaaatgtttaatcGTGTAATTAACTTTATTACatatttcttaaaaagaaaaactttattGCGTACCTAGTTAACAATGACATGATCATTACATGTGATTAATTACttgtttaaatatgattaattttgctTACAAGTAGTTAATAGTTTTATAGTATTGTAGGTTGTCACACGAGATTAACTACATATGTATCCAGCAAGTGGTTACTTATCCAGCAAATATTTCCTCCCAACCAATAAGCAAAAGGATTAAAATCTCAAGCGTAAACGATTAATAAATGgaggaagagaaattacatgCATGTAAAAAcaactatttttgaaaaattggaCCCTTCACAATAAAGTACCAGCAGGTGCTTCTCTATACATAAACGAATACGATGCAGCATAAAGTGTAGGCCAGCCAACTTGTACATAAAGTATAAGAATACGAAATTACGAGTCGTCTATTTATTAAGATTACTGTTTGACCGTATGACATATCAGAGTGTAGGGAGGCGAGACTTCACAATTCAAACGGGGCTTAAAGaattcatactttttttttgctgaataatTCATACTAAAGCGTCTAATAAGGGGTGCGAAGAGCGGAACGGAAATATGAAAGGAATATTTTATGAGAAGGTCTTAAACATGTCAACAAGAattggttttaattttcaatagatTTTAGAATTCGATATAAACACACAGGAAAAAATGAATAGTCTAAATATTGAATGTGAAAACGTGTTAGCatgaaaagtaaataaaaaggaaaaattaaaatataattcaatgattaaaaatatttcataataatTGAGCAATGTTAATCCATAAACtagattaattaaataattaatccaACATATATGactatatatgtgtattttgcataattataaaagaatttattacTATGCATTGAATTGTCAGCATAAATTTGTATATTACTATTTAATGGCGTATCGTCACATTGTTAAAGAATTTTTACTAAAGTCATATTTGGATAAGTTTCTCtgtaaatatttatcaaaaatgaaaaaaaaattcttataagcTAAAAATAAGTTGCTATAATCACTGAATCACACGTAGTAGAAACTAGAAATTGTCATTTGTTTATTCCAATTAACAGTTAATATACAGGAaatggaataaaaataataacggAGAGGATGTTTTTCCTGacataacatacaaattttatctttcaagagttaaaagtttgttaggaAAAGACGACGTAATTATCGCCAAAATCGATCAACACTACTGAGTCAGATAGATATAGATATCTCTCTCGATTTGGAGAATAAGAGACCTGGTCGTCGTCGTCGTTAGTATTTGATGAAATTAAGAGCGTTTTATGGCCCTAAATGCCGGTTTCTTTGAATAGATATATTCTCTTCATCACATTAATGCTTCCAAACTTCCAAGTCTATTCTTCTCTTCCATCTTTTTCCAACAAAGTTGGGACCAGACAGCGTCTCTACTGAATTAGTAGCGCATGAATTTCACTTTTTCTAAGCTCAGTATGACCCATTAAGCATCAACCTTCCACCAATGTCTGAAAAGttatatatttagaaaaaaatgtatCGGTACGTAACTTATTGTTTAATTAACAtattcttggaaaacatttttttttataattatgttaattttaatgaGCTTTATTCCCATGTGTTTTGGTGAGtttgttttcttaaatattactattaaataaGACAAAAATATGTTAGGAAAGAACATGTTTATTAATTGACgaaaaataatatgttaattCCTTTGTTCCCACGCGTGTTCGGTCTTAGactctttttgtaaaaaaataaaaaccctaaatttttaaagtatgtttattttatgaattaaaagtTGATTCTTGAAAATATACTGTGAGAAGGTTACATATTTATGTAAGAATTTTGATTTGAACCTAACTCAATGTTGGATCTATAATGTTACCTGCAATTAGACCACATACAAATGTTTAGTGCTCGAAAGCTCGAGAGGTCTAATCGATGATGGAAAGAAATGTGTTGGAAATTCGAGACCAAGCTTGCCTCCGGTGCTACCTTTCGGCTCACATTCCTTCCATGAAGCTTGGCGTCTTGTACGGTAATGCACACGTTACTAATTGTGTCACATGTTATGTTGCTTTTCCAAATCATACATCGCACtcttttattgatatatattttaatttattttcttatttttgtcattgttatactatttaaaaaattatgagttaGCTCAACTTAATCAGCTTGTGGTTTGAGGTAAGTTGCCAATTTCCTGACTTAATAAGAAAAATGGAATTGGGCTGCCTTGCTAAGAGTTCAAGTCAATTTTGTAACAATAACCAGCAAGCCCAATTTTACAACCCCATAACAAGAACCAATAAGATCCATTTTATAACAACAATGTAACAACTTAATTTTATGACAATAGTTCAGGAACAAAGAagctaattttataaaaaaaaaaataatccttaaaacaaaaatgatagtatattaaacaatttatcatgtttaatatgGCATGCCGCACAAGCCATAAAAATTCCATTATCTTAATTAGTACAGTTCTTTGCTAATGGTCTGTACTTCCtactttaaaaaagtaaaaaataaaaaatagaaacaagaaaaattcacctataattattatatacttaCGCATGAATGGAGTAAAATAAGGTTTGACACCTCGcacattataaatttgaatctcattcgttgttttttaataagataaataCAAGTATTTCTATAAGTATTTTTTGAGTTTGAAAACTTTCTTTCTTGCACACAAACATCATCTCATcccataaatttttatttcctcatgaaaaaaaaaatgaatataactTAACTAATCTACATTTCATCGAAATGATAActtcatcataaaaaaaaaaaaagataactttaaaattcaaattttaatatggCAAGTACTTTTTTTGTGTCTTGAATTATAACTTACGGTATATTTACAATCAATCCCTATTATCGTCTACTTGATTATGCACATGTGTatgtataattaaaatgtttcttGATAAAATGATAGGATAAATTGATTAAGTCtacatacatttaattttttaaaaggtcAGACACAGAACCATATCCATGGCAAGTTGCCCAAGTTGGCagaggaaaaaatatatatatagaaaaaaagggaacgCAACGATGCGTTTAAAGTCGATAAGAAGAAGCAAATCGGTAATAGGACAGGACCGTACGAGAGTGCGATGCGATGCGAATGTGAGTGACTGAGGGAGTAGGATTGTTTTTGCTTCTTCCATTTTGAGCCTCAGCGTTTCCACTTTCCTCTCACATGGAGTACCATAGAGATCGGGTACTTATTTCACTATTCCCTACTCTGAttcattttaatcaaattaatttcatgACCACATGTCTCTGATtttcctccttcttcttttttatgctCTTTCACTCTTTGGATTCTTCGATGATTTGTTTCACTTTTGCCTCTGTAACTCAAGATCGCATGCCTTTTACCTGTTTTACTGATGTGGTTTTAACTCTTGTTTTCTGAATTGCAGGTGTAGAAATCTTGCTTCTCCGTGGTCTTATTCTCAATGGAACCTATTGTAAGTTTGTTTCTCCACCCTTTCCCCCCTCTATTTTATACCGTCATCAAATTTCAGCTCTAGTAATATGACTTTAAGAagctttaaaataaatataaaataaaaattaggtttttttatatatattcttctttcatttattgGCTCCCTAGCTAGATTAATGTACATCTAGCTTTTAACTGAATGCAACTACAATCTGTGAATTGGAGTGCCTCAATAATTATCAACATtaaccaaggttttaaattggcGCTGTTCCGTTGCATTCCTTGATATTGCGGGAAATAGTGGACAAATGCATCCAATGCAGCAGCTACAATTGTGTCTGTGATTGTGAACTCCTTAAAAACCTTGATGTTGTAGCTGAAATCGCGGTTGCGAACCATTCTTTAGAACCTTGAAAACAGCCAATGCCAGGGTTCATCTCTTCCAGATTTCAATTATTATTGCTCCTAAATGTATGGTGTTGGAGTCTCTCTTCTGTGTCTGTTATTAGTGGTTACACACTTACATTCTCCTCTTTCATCCAgggtaaagaagaaaaaattgctTGTGTGATTGGTGACCGATCAACTAGTGATGTTGATGTGAGGCTACGCACACAGGAAGGTCGAGATGATTGGCTATACTGCCACTCAGAGATTCTTGTGAAGAATTGCAAGTATTTTGCCGATCGGTTGTCTGAGAACTGGCCAACATGTCAGATCCTTGATTCACGCAACTGTGTTGATGTCTATTGCCAAGAGTTGAATTTTGATTACCATGTAAATCTTATACGCCTTCTCTACATTGTCGTAGATAGTTCAGTTGATGATTTGTGGCATGGTGTTAGGAATTCCCTTGGCATTCTCCAGGTCGCAGTTGAGCTTGGATGCCCACAAATTGTAACTGCCTGTGTGAATTACTTAGAAGCGGTGACATGGGAAGAGGCTGAGGAGGATGAGATATTGAAAATTGTACCTCGAATGGGATTACAGGCAGAGCCTATCCTAGCTAGACTTCAACCAGTTAACCAGTCTGCTATTGTAAACATCTTTGTCTCTGCCCTCCGCTTTGCTACATCATCCCCACCTCCACAAATGAATGATCTTAAATCTTCAGCGCAAGAGCAACTTGAGTACATGCTAACTGAAGATGATGATGCCCCTTTGTTGACAGCTGATGACAACATAAAACTTGAGGTAAAAGAATGTGTAAACAGACTATTTTCCCAGTTTAATGACTCATTAACAGCTTTGTTCTGTGGTTCCACAGAATCACTCTCTGGGGCTGGAAATATTCAGTTGTTTAAATCCTATTTGACTGATTTGTCATGGGCTTGTCAGATATTGAGTAAGTTGGAAATTATGAGGGAATTTGTCGTGTATTGGTTTGATGCATCGGATAAGATTGTCAAGGTGCTTGAACAAGGAAGTTCTACAACTGAAGTAATtgagataaaattaagagctaTTGAGGTGACATCCAAGGTGTTAGAGGCAATTGGGTATGGCACTGTTATATTGCCAACTGCAAAACGCCTTCAGGTCTTGAAAGTGTGGCTTCCATTTGTGAGGGTTACAAAACCATTGATTGATTCTGTCACCATGAATTGTGAGAATGCCATGCTGCTTAAATTAGATGGTGAAATGTGGCAATCCTTAGAATCCACATTTGTCTCCATCATTCTTGCATTGCCATCAGGGGATCAGGCAGAGGTTTTAACTGAGTGGCTGGATAACGAGTACATGCAGTATCCAGACTTAACTGAGGCATTTGAAGTGTGGTGTTATAGGTCCAAGGTTGCCAAGAGAAGACTATCATTGCTAGAGGATGAGCATGCCATGACCAACTCATTTTGATGCTTTCACAAATTCTGTTTCTTTATATTAGACTACTAAACTAAGATTTTTCTACCTTGTCAAGGCATTTAAAGAGATCATCTCTTTTTTGCACATGAATGGAATTTTGTGTAGGAGGCGTTTAAAATCTCCATTTCTCATCAATTCAATGTAAATTATGGTAAAGAATTTGTAAAATGTTGTAGTTTCTAACTATGAACAGTAAAcgatgtattttttaaataactgatTAAATAGTAAGCAAAATGATGATACTATACTTGTTGACGACAACTCTGCTTGGGCATTTCTAGTTACATAGAGATGTAGCTCAAGACGGGTTGGTGCAGCTTGGTTTGTTAACTAGATGTAAAGCATACGTATGAAgttatatagtattttttttaagaaaaaactcATTTTCATGTTGACTTTTGACAGGAAAGGAGAAAAGTGAATTATGCACAAGAAAGAATGATGTTCCTTGGTTCTAAGGAGCGTAAGTGAAGGTATAAGATAAAATAGAAATTGAGAGTAGTTTGTGTCAGGATTGAATTCGAGTAATTGCTAGGAAGATTGAAATTTAAATCTGTCACCatgtaacctgcaaaacaatTTCATTTCCCAAATCCTATCGGTTACCTCTTCTATAAGAGGGTAAAACTAAGCTGCaaagatagtaaaaaaaaattgacaagttcATGTACTCTTAATGGTTGAGTAACATAAATAGACATTCATTCGCGCACAAATACTCAGTTTCCTCAATTGAAATTCAACACAGAatgatgtttttgttattttatctttatttcacaatttaaattagACGTAGTCATACGAAGaacaaatttaatgaaaatattacttctgattttaaaaatacttggtTTATGGGTGAGGTACTCTCCACTGTGTTTCTCAGGTCTCTTGGCTAGTAAAGCTTAATAACGGATTATACACACCGTTGTGTAACTGTCATTGTAGATTGATGAACTATTATGATGTCATTAAAGGGTTGTAACAGgttattattgaataatttatgaagagaacaatttttttcttttactgcaGATGAAGAGAACAATTATGTTATTGAAAGTGGTTTAGTTTTTAACCTAAACTTTATATTGCTGGTGTAccggtgcacccagcattttataaaaatgttaaaactgTTCCTACATTTTTTCCGTATTTGTGATGGGTGTGCGTGAGGGTGGTCCGTAAATTGTAcaagttgatccatatgttgatattaagcatacggatcaacttgatccgtaagtcttttaCAGAACaacacggatcaacttgatccgtaaaaaccttatggatcaagttgatccgtaagccttttaCAGATCAACTtaaaagacttacggatcaaggatatttttatcatttcatcttaagtgttgggtgcacctagcaacaccctatAATCAATACTTAGAGTTGTTTTTAATCCTAGGCTTTAGGGTCAGCCCACTTTGCCCACCATAATGGACTTAGGAGCTTTTAGCCCACTGATTGACGGAGCCTAAAAGTCCTCAACCCAGTTAATATGGA encodes the following:
- the LOC114400618 gene encoding BTB/POZ domain-containing protein At3g05675-like isoform X2; this translates as MEPIGKEEKIACVIGDRSTSDVDVRLRTQEGRDDWLYCHSEILVKNCKYFADRLSENWPTCQILDSRNCVDVYCQELNFDYHVAVELGCPQIVTACVNYLEAVTWEEAEEDEILKIVPRMGLQAEPILARLQPVNQSAIVNIFVSALRFATSSPPPQMNDLKSSAQEQLEYMLTEDDDAPLLTADDNIKLEVKECVNRLFSQFNDSLTALFCGSTESLSGAGNIQLFKSYLTDLSWACQILSKLEIMREFVVYWFDASDKIVKVLEQGSSTTEVIEIKLRAIEVTSKVLEAIGYGTVILPTAKRLQVLKVWLPFVRVTKPLIDSVTMNCENAMLLKLDGEMWQSLESTFVSIILALPSGDQAEVLTEWLDNEYMQYPDLTEAFEVWCYRSKVAKRRLSLLEDEHAMTNSF
- the LOC114400618 gene encoding BTB/POZ domain-containing protein At3g05675-like isoform X1, translated to MEPIGKEEKIACVIGDRSTSDVDVRLRTQEGRDDWLYCHSEILVKNCKYFADRLSENWPTCQILDSRNCVDVYCQELNFDYHVNLIRLLYIVVDSSVDDLWHGVRNSLGILQVAVELGCPQIVTACVNYLEAVTWEEAEEDEILKIVPRMGLQAEPILARLQPVNQSAIVNIFVSALRFATSSPPPQMNDLKSSAQEQLEYMLTEDDDAPLLTADDNIKLEVKECVNRLFSQFNDSLTALFCGSTESLSGAGNIQLFKSYLTDLSWACQILSKLEIMREFVVYWFDASDKIVKVLEQGSSTTEVIEIKLRAIEVTSKVLEAIGYGTVILPTAKRLQVLKVWLPFVRVTKPLIDSVTMNCENAMLLKLDGEMWQSLESTFVSIILALPSGDQAEVLTEWLDNEYMQYPDLTEAFEVWCYRSKVAKRRLSLLEDEHAMTNSF
- the LOC114400618 gene encoding BTB/POZ domain-containing protein At3g05675-like isoform X3 codes for the protein MEPIGKEEKIACVIGDRSTSDVDVRLRTQEGRDDWLYCHSEILVKNCKYFADRLSENWPTCQILDSRNCVDVYCQELNFDYHVNLIRLLYIVVDSSVDDLWHGVRNSLGILQVAVELGCPQIVTACVNYLEAVTWEEAEEDEILKIVPRMGLQAEPILARLQPVNQSAIVNIFVSALRFATSSPPPQMNDLKSSAQEQLEYMLTEDDDAPLLTADDNIKLEILSKLEIMREFVVYWFDASDKIVKVLEQGSSTTEVIEIKLRAIEVTSKVLEAIGYGTVILPTAKRLQVLKVWLPFVRVTKPLIDSVTMNCENAMLLKLDGEMWQSLESTFVSIILALPSGDQAEVLTEWLDNEYMQYPDLTEAFEVWCYRSKVAKRRLSLLEDEHAMTNSF